A genomic window from Schistocerca serialis cubense isolate TAMUIC-IGC-003099 chromosome 4, iqSchSeri2.2, whole genome shotgun sequence includes:
- the LOC126474562 gene encoding cuticle protein 38-like, with translation MYKLVVLSALIAAASAGYLGGYAAPATARVLAAPAAYAAPAAYAAPAVGYAAPAIAAAPALGYARYAAAAPVAVAHAAVPAAASVANTYRISQTARVLAAPAVAHAPVAYAAPAAYAAPAIGYGYGGLAYGAAPVAKVYG, from the exons atgtACAAGCTG GTCGTCCTGTCCGCTCTGATCGCCGCCGCCTCGGCTGGCTACCTGGGAGGCTACGCCGCCCCAGCC ACGGCCCGCGTCCTGGCCGCTCCCGCCGCCTACGCCGCTCCCGCCGCCTACGCCGCCCCTGCCGTAGGctacgccgcccccgccatcgccgccgcccccgccctgGGCTACGCCCGctacgccgccgccgcccccgtggCCGTGGCCCACGCCGCCGTGCCCGCCGCCGCCTCCGTGGCTAACACCTACAGGATCTCCCAGACGGCCCGCGTCCTCGCCGCCCCCGCTGTCGCCCACGCCCCCGTCGCGTACGCCGCCCCCgctgcctacgccgcccccgctatCGGCTACGGCTACGGTGGTCTGGCCTACGGAGCTGCCCCCGTTGCCAAGGTCTACGGTTAA